Proteins found in one Onychomys torridus chromosome 21, mOncTor1.1, whole genome shotgun sequence genomic segment:
- the Sppl2b gene encoding signal peptide peptidase-like 2B isoform X1 yields MAAARLAAALLLLTAQVACEFGVLRVVSQSSSTRGRDYCILYNPQWAHLPHDLSKVVSCPLEATLEATCACGLLLTPILQPGSCHSPGSPWWTPSLWAWVFMLRSKKTKGCGEEGLLGSLVRQGLLGS; encoded by the exons ATGGCGGCGGCGCGGCTGGCCGCGGCCCTGCTGCTGCTCACGGCCCAG GTGGCCTGTGAGTTCGGCGTGTTGCGAGTGGTCTCCCAGAGCAGCAGTACCCGGGGCAGGGACTATTGCATCCTCTACAACCCACAGTGGGCCCACCTGCCGCACGACCTCAGCAAGGTGGTGAGTTGCCCCCTAGAGGCCACACTAGAGGCCACGTGTGCCTGTGGTCTGCTGCTGACACCCATTCTGCAGCCAGGTTCCTGCCACTCACCTGGGAGTCCTTGGTGGACACCATCCCTCTGGGCCTGGGTTTTCATGCTCAGGAGTAAAAAAACTAAGGGCTGTGGGGAGGAAGGCCTGCTGGGGAGCCTGGTCAGACAGGGCTTGTTAGGTAGCTAA
- the Lsm7 gene encoding U6 snRNA-associated Sm-like protein LSm7, protein MVAGPADARRRVGSQGRGGTGIAWGCGRTGAWGADGRGRGVRTDGDGGGGRGRGVQTDGDVGCGRGRGVRTGTWGADGRGRGVPDGTWGADGRGRGVRTDGDVGCGRTGTWGADGRGRGDKEKKKKESILDLSKYIDKTIRVKFQGGREASGILKGFDPLLNLVLDGTIEYMRDPDDQYKLTEDTRQLGLVVCRGTSVVLICPQDGMEAIPNPFVQQQEA, encoded by the exons ATGGTGGCAGGGCCAGCGGACGCCCGAAGGCGGGTGGGGAGCCAGGGACGCGGAGGAACTGGGATCGCGTGGGGGTGCGGACGGACGGGGGCGTGGGGTGCGGACGGACGGGGGCGTGGGGTGCGGACGGACGGGGACGGGGGGGGCGGACGGGGGCGTGGGGTGCAGACGGACGGGGACGTGGGGTGCGGACGGGGACGTGGGGTGCGGACGGGGACGTGGGGTGCGGACGGACGGGGACGTGGGGTGCCAGACGGGACGTGGGGTGCGGACGGACGGGGGCGTGGGGTGCGGACGGACGGGGACGTGGGGTGCGGACGGACGGGGACGTGGGGTGCAGACGGACGGGGACGTGGG gacaaagagaagaagaagaaagagagcatCTTGGACCTGTCGAAGTACATTGACAAGACCATCCGGGTGAAGTTCCAGGGTGGCCGGGAAG CCAGCGGGATCCTGAAAGGGTTTGACCCACTACTCAACCTGGTGCTGGACGGGACCATCGAGTACATGCGAG ACCCCGATGACCAGTACAAGCTGACGGAGGATACGCGGCAGCTGGGGCTCGTGGTGTGCCGCGGCACGTCTGTGGTGCTCATCTGCCCGCAGGACGGCATGGAGGCCATCCCCAACCCCTTTGTGCAGCAGCAGGAGGCTTAG
- the Sppl2b gene encoding signal peptide peptidase-like 2B isoform X2, which produces MAAARLAAALLLLTAQVACEFGVLRVVSQSSSTRGRDYCILYNPQWAHLPHDLSKVSHPCLLMPPCCSQRGACPEWTPPPLPIYT; this is translated from the exons ATGGCGGCGGCGCGGCTGGCCGCGGCCCTGCTGCTGCTCACGGCCCAG GTGGCCTGTGAGTTCGGCGTGTTGCGAGTGGTCTCCCAGAGCAGCAGTACCCGGGGCAGGGACTATTGCATCCTCTACAACCCACAGTGGGCCCACCTGCCGCACGACCTCAGCAAGGTG AGCCATCCATGTCTGCTTATGCCCCCATGCTGTTCCCAGAGAGGCGCCTGTCCTGAGTGGACCCCTCCACCCCTTCCCATCTATACTTAA